AGTTTGACGCATAGAGTACGCTCTCCACTTTCAAAGGGGTAACACAACCATGACGCAATGGCAACCAACCGCTTCACAAAAAGCACAGTACGAGACTGAAGGCTATTTTATCGAACGCAATGTTATCTCAGAAGACTTGGCAACACAACTCCGTGGTGTCATTCGCAACGTTCTTATGCTACCCAACGCTGGCGAGTTCGCCGATTACGATCCCATGGATCCGATGCAGGACTCACCAGAAGGACGTATCGCACGCTTTCGGAAACTCGCTAACTTTTGTGTCGAATCACCACTGATATGGCACAACATTCATACCGGGCCCACAGTACTCAACATCGCACGCTATTTTCTTGGCGATAACATCATTGTGAAGTTCAACAGCTGCTTTTTGAAACCGGCGCACACAGGTGCAGCAACGCCGTGGCACCAAGACAATGGACTCTGGCGCGATGGCGATACGGAGTCTTTCAATATCTGGATACCCCTTGAACCCGCAACTCGGGAAAATGGATGCATGCAGTTCATTCCGGGTAGCCACAAAACTGAGGTTGTTGAACACGTCTTATATGCCGATAGCATTCATGGCGAAATTCCGCGCAAAGTCGTTCCGGGAATGATTAAAAAACACGGCGTACATCATATTGCGTTGGATACTGGAGATGCCGTCATTTGGCACAGTAGTATGTGGCATTACAGCCCACCGAATCCGAGTGAGAAGAGCCGTATTGCGATTGCTGGTGTCCTGACAAATCCAGAGATCACCAAGAAAAACAAACGCCACTTTCCTAACGCCAAATGGGCGATGAAAAACGGTGAAATCTGCACACAATTTCCACCGGAACCCATTCCGAAGTGGATCGAAACTAACGCACCTTTTCAACCGTTTCCACCCGCTAAGGACTAATACGATGGCATCGAAGAAACCGAATATCGTCTGAAGGAGACGTGAAACATGAAATCCAAAGCGATAAGAACTCATCTCATAAATCCGAAACGATATATCCCGTTCCTGAGTACCGGCAATTCAGTTGGTTTCTTAGTCATAGTGGCGGTCATTTCCTTATGTCTCGCTTGCGACAACGCCGAACGGACGACACAAATTATAACCGCACCAGAGGAGGCAGCTGAGCAGCTTCCTCAGGGCGAAGGATTGGATATCGGTGCATTGGCACCTGATTTTTCGTTGCCAGATAGCAAAGGAAAGACCCACAATTTCTCGCAATATCGCGGACAGAATCTCGTCATTGTCTTCTACCGCACTGGCACCTGAGCCAATTGTCGTGCGCAGCTCGGTGAGTTGCAAGAAGGCTACGAAGACATCCAAGCCGAAGGCGCGGCACTCATAGCAATCAGTGCCGACCCACTAACGCTTGTTGACTCAACACGAAAGACTCTTAAAATCACGTATCCGCTGCTCGTGGATACAGACAAAGTGACAATTACCGCTTATAATGTTATTGATCCAAGCGACCCGGATATTGCGCGTGCAGCGACTTACATTGTTAATCAGGAGGGTCGGATCGCATCGAAATTTTTGGATGCTGTTGGAAATCGCACGGGTCCTGACCATATTCTCGCAGAACTAAACGAATTATAAATTGCAAAAGGAGCCTATTTGCTATGATTGATGTCTGCTTTTTTGCTGACGAAGTTTCTAAAACCGATTTTGAGGAAGCCATCAAGCTCGGCGTTGAAGCCGGTGCTAACACTGTTGAAGTCCGCGGCGGGGTTTGGGGTAAACATGTAACCGAAATCGACGATGACGATGTCCGCCGCGTTCAAGATGTACTCAGCACTTATAATGTCCGAGTTGCCAGTGTTGGGTCGCCTTTCGGGAAATGCGCCATCGACGATCCCGAAGAGTATGATCAACACCGAAAGCACTTCGACCGGATGGTGACATTAGCACACGCCTTTGATACCGAAGTCATCCGTGGGTTTACGTTCTGGAATCCGAACCGCCGCATTAAAGGGGCACCGCGTCCAGATATTAACGATTATATGGAGCGCATCGTCGAGAAACTCGCGCTTGTTGTTCCCGTAGCAGAGAGTGCTGACGTTACGCTCTGCTTTGAAAACGAAAGCGCGTGTCTCGCTGGAAGCTGCGAAGAGACACGGGCTGTCATCAACGCGCTCGGAAATAGCCGAGCCCTCACCTCTTGTTGGGACATTAACAACGGGTTACACTGCGGAGAAAATCCCTTGCCGGAAGGGTACGCCCATATCAAAGGATTGGTGCGGCATGTGCATGTAAAACCGAATACCGAGAAAAACCTTAATCCGATCGGCGACACGGAATTGACCTATGAGCAGATCCTGAAGACGTTAGCTGCTGACGGATTCACTGGTTCAGCAAGCATTGAACACTGGGGGCAACCCGAAGATATGTTGAAAGGTATACGGCAACTCCGCGCTGTCGTCGATGCAATGTAAGTACCCACAAATATAGGAGGAAAGCGATGCAACTGAAGCCAGATGCGCCACAATTGACTTGGCAGGGAAGCGTCTCCCTACAGAAAACTGAAGACTGGGTGATGCCATGGCGGACACCGCACCCGATGCACGTTCTATTCCCGGAACCGCTCCTTGAACGCTCAGCAATGCCCGCAGGGGTTCGTATCAGCTTCCAGAGCAATACCACACGGGTTTCGGGCAATATTATGCCACAAAATGAAAGTGGTATACTTGACCTCTGTTGTGACGGTGAAGTCGTAGCGTCGCTTGACCTAACACAGAAAGACAGCTTCAGCTTTGAAGGCTTGTCCAATGGGAAAAAACTGATTGAATTATGGCTGCCACAATTCGGACAGTTTCAACTCCGCAGCTTGGAGATAGATGATGGAGCAACCTTGCAGGCGTTTACTGATACGCGACCTCGGTGGATAACTTATGGCAGCTCCATCACGCAGTGTCGGACAGCAGCATCACCCACACAGACGTGGCCAGCGATTGTTGCACGTGAAAGTGGTTTGAATTTAACCTGTCTCGGTTACGGCGGGCAGTGCCATCTCGATGCAATGGTGGCGCGAATGATTCGTGATTTACCTGCTGATTATATCTCAATGTGTCTGGGTATCAACATTCAAGGTGCGTCCAGTTTGGGACCGCGGGCGTTCCGTCCTGCGATTATCGGTGCGGTTCAAATTGTCCGTGAGAAGCACCCAGATATACCACTCGTCCTGATGTCCCCTATCTGCTCGCCACCGCGGGAGGCAACACCGAACGCCGTAGGATTCCATCTGAAAGGGATGCGTGAAGAGGTACAAGCGGCTGCCGAAGCTCTCCAAGCACACGGGGATAAGCACATCTATTACGTTGATGGGTTAAGTGTATTCGGGGCGGACTACGTTCATCTGCTTCCAGATGACCTACATCCCGATGCGGAAGGCTACCGAGTTATGGGTAAGAATTTCGTAACCGAAGTTGCCAGCAAATTCTTCGCATAAATTCATTAGAGTTGGTGAGGTTAGGAAATCCTTAGATCCCGGACGTTAATAAGTGTAGGCGCGCTGTGTAAAGCGCGCCTTATAGTAGATATTAGAATTAATTGGACACTCTGCACCGGTGCGGTTACAAACCGCACCTACCGGGCCTGGGACGAAAGTGTATATTTATTTTTAGGATCTACCATAAAATATAGATGCCACTTATTGGGCTTTCAGTCTTGCCCATGTAGTCGCCATTTTCCCTTTTGCGGAAACCTCCAAAGCGACCTCCCACCCCTCTTCAGCCAAGAGTTGAATGTCCTCTTCTTCTAATGCCACACCCTTTTTAGTGACAAAAACTTCATCCAATCCGCCGATGAGGTTTTCGCTGCCCCAGCCACCGAACTTCAGAATAGCAGGGCTATCCATAGTCGCGCCGACGTTCCGTTCTGTCTCTTTTTCGCCATTCACATACAAGGAAATAACACCTTTTCTGCGAACAGCGACGGTATGATGCCAACCGTTTCCAACAATATCGGTTTTACCGTCGTCAATATGCTGTCCGCCACCCTCAAAAATAAAAAAGCCGGTGTCCCTATCAATGCTTGAACTCATTGCCCAGAAACCGGCACCACCGTTCCGTTTGATGACGACATACGCGTCTTTATTCTCCGAGTTCATCCAACACCCGACGGTAAAGTCGTCATCCTCAAAGTTGAAAAGGTCGTTATGTTCAATAACGACGTATTTCGGGCTTCCATCGAATTCCAAGGCTTTGCCGAACTGTCCATCTATCCACTTGGGCCCGTCAAACTCTCCATCGTTTCCATTATCGGTGAGGTCTTTAACGACCTGTCCTTTACCTTCATCAAAGAGCCACACACCAGCAAAATCGTCAAGATTAATTTCAGCGTTACCGAACGAGACAACTATAAGACTCATACAAATACTGCACAACATCAAATACTTGACAGATCTCATTTTTATCCCCCTATCTTTATGACCCCTCCTGTCTCTGCAGAGGCATAAATAGCGTCCGTTATTTTTTGAACGACAAGCGAATTCTCCAAATTTGTCAGAGGTTGCCGGTTTTCCCGGATAGCAGCAGCGAAATCAGACAACGGCGTGCTATGTAGTGATTCGGGTGCATCACCGGCTTCAGCGAGAGTTGTAGACTCCACACCCGCCTCTGTTGTTGTACGATTATAGATAACGTTTTCTGGCTCCTCATCACGCATGGTTAACTTCAGAGAACCTTCTGACCCGATCACTTCCCAATCTGCATGTGAGTGCATCGTCATGAATTCACCGCGTTCTACGCTCAGCACAATGTCGTCTTCACACCGAATAAGGGCAGTATAGTGCGTTTCGGCATCGGAACCGGGGGCAATATGCGATTGGAATACTGACGGCACCGTCCATGTCTGTGCGAATACGCTTTGTGGTTTGAGCTGCCACCCCGTAAGACCGAGCAGATAGTCGAGGTCGTAACATCCCCAATTAACCAAGATACCACCACCGTTGAGAGCCTTAGTAAGTCGCCAGGCAGGTCTCGGTGTGTCGGGTTTCTCTCGGCATCCCATAATGGCGCGACAGTGGACAGTCCGAAGTGCTCCCAAACCACCTGTTGTGATCAGCTGCGTTGCGAGTCGAGCCGCTGGATTGAAGCGACTCCGCGAAGAGCAACATCCTGAGACCAAGTCTCCGCGCGCAGCGATGAGTTGTTCAACCTCAGCAGCATTCATTGCAATCGGTTTCTCAATCAGAACGTGCTTGCCTTTCTCGAACGCCCGCAAGGCTACTTTAGTCCGATACTGCGTCGGAAATGCAAGAACAACCGCTTCAATTTCATCGTCATTAAGTAAATCATTACCGTCTTCATACACCTTGGACGGATTGAAGCGTTCAGCAGCTGCCCTATTCGCCTCAATCAAATCTGCCGCAGCGACCAACTCAATGTGTGATGCCTTAGATGCAATGCTCAGGTGTCTGCTTCCAATGACACCACACCCAATTACACCTACTTTTACGGGTTCCATCAATACATTCTCCTTTCTCAAACGATAGCGATCACCTTAAAACGCTGACTTGATTTGTCCCCAACGGGTTGCAAGTTTGCCT
This is a stretch of genomic DNA from Candidatus Poribacteria bacterium. It encodes these proteins:
- a CDS encoding phytanoyl-CoA dioxygenase family protein, yielding MTQWQPTASQKAQYETEGYFIERNVISEDLATQLRGVIRNVLMLPNAGEFADYDPMDPMQDSPEGRIARFRKLANFCVESPLIWHNIHTGPTVLNIARYFLGDNIIVKFNSCFLKPAHTGAATPWHQDNGLWRDGDTESFNIWIPLEPATRENGCMQFIPGSHKTEVVEHVLYADSIHGEIPRKVVPGMIKKHGVHHIALDTGDAVIWHSSMWHYSPPNPSEKSRIAIAGVLTNPEITKKNKRHFPNAKWAMKNGEICTQFPPEPIPKWIETNAPFQPFPPAKD
- a CDS encoding peroxiredoxin family protein; protein product: MKSKAIRTHLINPKRYIPFLSTGNSVGFLVIVAVISLCLACDNAERTTQIITAPEEAAEQLPQGEGLDIGALAPDFSLPDSKGKTHNFSQYRGQNLVIVFYRTGTUANCRAQLGELQEGYEDIQAEGAALIAISADPLTLVDSTRKTLKITYPLLVDTDKVTITAYNVIDPSDPDIARAATYIVNQEGRIASKFLDAVGNRTGPDHILAELNEL
- a CDS encoding sugar phosphate isomerase/epimerase; its protein translation is MIDVCFFADEVSKTDFEEAIKLGVEAGANTVEVRGGVWGKHVTEIDDDDVRRVQDVLSTYNVRVASVGSPFGKCAIDDPEEYDQHRKHFDRMVTLAHAFDTEVIRGFTFWNPNRRIKGAPRPDINDYMERIVEKLALVVPVAESADVTLCFENESACLAGSCEETRAVINALGNSRALTSCWDINNGLHCGENPLPEGYAHIKGLVRHVHVKPNTEKNLNPIGDTELTYEQILKTLAADGFTGSASIEHWGQPEDMLKGIRQLRAVVDAM
- a CDS encoding GDSL-type esterase/lipase family protein, with product MQLKPDAPQLTWQGSVSLQKTEDWVMPWRTPHPMHVLFPEPLLERSAMPAGVRISFQSNTTRVSGNIMPQNESGILDLCCDGEVVASLDLTQKDSFSFEGLSNGKKLIELWLPQFGQFQLRSLEIDDGATLQAFTDTRPRWITYGSSITQCRTAASPTQTWPAIVARESGLNLTCLGYGGQCHLDAMVARMIRDLPADYISMCLGINIQGASSLGPRAFRPAIIGAVQIVREKHPDIPLVLMSPICSPPREATPNAVGFHLKGMREEVQAAAEALQAHGDKHIYYVDGLSVFGADYVHLLPDDLHPDAEGYRVMGKNFVTEVASKFFA
- a CDS encoding Gfo/Idh/MocA family oxidoreductase, with translation MEPVKVGVIGCGVIGSRHLSIASKASHIELVAAADLIEANRAAAERFNPSKVYEDGNDLLNDDEIEAVVLAFPTQYRTKVALRAFEKGKHVLIEKPIAMNAAEVEQLIAARGDLVSGCCSSRSRFNPAARLATQLITTGGLGALRTVHCRAIMGCREKPDTPRPAWRLTKALNGGGILVNWGCYDLDYLLGLTGWQLKPQSVFAQTWTVPSVFQSHIAPGSDAETHYTALIRCEDDIVLSVERGEFMTMHSHADWEVIGSEGSLKLTMRDEEPENVIYNRTTTEAGVESTTLAEAGDAPESLHSTPLSDFAAAIRENRQPLTNLENSLVVQKITDAIYASAETGGVIKIGG